One segment of Salvelinus fontinalis isolate EN_2023a chromosome 12, ASM2944872v1, whole genome shotgun sequence DNA contains the following:
- the LOC129866772 gene encoding NADH-cytochrome b5 reductase 2-like, with protein MESLTVPVVVGTSVVVLSGLYFLLRGDKEKKLPQTLQDSTVKYPLPLIEKEDISHDTKRFRFGLPSPTHVLGLPVGQHVYLSAKVNGSLVIRAYTPVSSDEDQGFVDLVVKVYYKNTHRNYPDGGKMSQYLDAMSIGDKIDFRGPNGLLVYTGNGKFAIRPDKKSEAKVRKFKHVGMIAGGTGITPMLQLIRSITGDPADNTKCSLIFANQTEKDILLRDELEEVLKSHSDQLNLSYTLDKPPQDWKYSSGFVNANMMKEHLPPASNDVLIVMCGPPPMIQHACLPNLSTLGYKTENTFTY; from the exons ATGGAGAGTCTG ACAGTACCTGTTGTGGTTGGAACGTCTGTGGTGGTCCTCTCTGGGCTCTACTTCCTCCTCCGAGGTGATAAGGAGAAGAAGCTTCCACAGACACTACAAGATTCTACAGTTAAATATCCACTGCCACTCATAGAGAAAGAG GATATAAGCCATGACACAAAGCGCTTTCGCTTTGGCCTTCCCTCTCCCACACATGTCCTTGGACTGCCAGTAG GACAGCATGTGTACCTGTCAGCTAAGGTGAATGGGAGCCTGGTCATCCGGGCCTACACTCCTGTCTCCAGTGATGAGGACCAGGGCTTTGTTGACCTGGTGGTCAAG GTGTACTACAAAAACACTCATCGTAACTATCCTGACGGAGGCAAGATGTCCCAGTACCTGGACGCCATGAGCATTGGGGACAAAATAGATTTCAGAGGACCTAATGGACTCCTTGTATACACAggaaatg GTAAATTTGCCATTCGACCTGATAAGAAGTCTGAGGCCAAGGTCCGCAAGTTTAAACATGTGGGAATGATCGCTGGTGGAACAG GGATAACCCCCATGCTGCAGCTGATTCGCAGTATTACAGGAGACCCTGCAGACAACACCAAGTGCTCGCTCATATTTGCCAACCAG ACTGAGAAGGATATCCTACTGCGGGATGAACTAGAGGAGGTGCTGAAGAGTCACTCTGACCAACTCAACCTGTCCTACACTCTGGACAAGCCTCCACAGG ACTGGAAGTACAGCTCAGGGTTTGTGAATGCTAATATGATGAAAGAGCACCTTCCCCCGGCATCCAACGATGTGCTCATTGTCATGTGTGGGCCACCCCCCATGATCCAGCATGCATGCCTCCCCAACCTTTCCACTCTGGGCTACAAGACAGAGAACACATTCACATACTAG